In the genome of Aureimonas sp. OT7, one region contains:
- a CDS encoding DUF423 domain-containing protein, producing MKQSHPDAASATLLVFAGLFGAAGTAGAAYAAHATASPLAAVAAAIAFVHGPALLALALAPPSMIAARAVPGAMMIAGVLLFSGDLATRIVTGGRLFANAAPSGGMMLMAGWLALAVCAVIAFLRRPR from the coding sequence ATGAAACAGTCTCATCCCGACGCCGCAAGCGCGACACTTCTGGTCTTCGCCGGCCTGTTCGGGGCGGCGGGTACCGCCGGCGCCGCCTATGCCGCCCATGCCACGGCATCGCCGCTCGCCGCGGTTGCAGCGGCGATCGCCTTCGTGCATGGACCGGCCTTGCTGGCGCTGGCCCTGGCACCGCCATCCATGATCGCGGCGCGCGCCGTACCCGGCGCCATGATGATCGCCGGCGTGCTGCTGTTTTCCGGGGACCTCGCAACACGCATCGTCACGGGGGGCCGGCTCTTTGCCAATGCCGCGCCAAGCGGCGGCATGATGCTGATGGCCGGCTGGCTGGCCCTTGCCGTCTGCGCCGTCATCGCATTCCTGCGTCGGCCTCGGTGA
- a CDS encoding Na+/H+ antiporter subunit C, producing MEIALAVVIGIMFTFTIYLLLSRYIIRMLLGVVLLGNSVNLSIFVSGRIGPIAPPLIPGGLDMPPMAIANAVPQALVLTAIVISFSFFVFLLVLTYRAYQDLETDDTQDMRVAEPEDEGLPPLGY from the coding sequence ATGGAAATCGCGCTCGCCGTGGTGATCGGCATCATGTTCACCTTCACGATCTACCTGCTCCTGTCGCGCTACATCATCCGGATGCTGCTGGGCGTTGTGCTTCTGGGCAACAGCGTGAACCTGTCCATCTTCGTGTCGGGCCGCATCGGCCCGATCGCCCCGCCGCTGATACCGGGCGGGCTGGACATGCCTCCGATGGCCATTGCCAACGCCGTGCCGCAGGCGCTGGTGCTGACGGCTATCGTCATTTCCTTTTCATTCTTCGTCTTCCTGCTGGTCCTGACCTACCGCGCCTACCAGGACCTGGAAACCGACGACACGCAGGATATGCGCGTCGCGGAGCCCGAGGACGAAGGGCTGCCTCCGCTTGGATACTGA
- the mnhG gene encoding monovalent cation/H(+) antiporter subunit G — protein sequence MSGLGNIIAALFVVAGAGFTMVAAIGIVRFPDFYTRIHAAAKAGTVGSVLMLVALAIVSNETAEVLRAIAAIIFFLMTAPISAHLLGKAAQSAGYRMGTESIRDERNQLQPREIDEADTLSG from the coding sequence ATGAGCGGGCTCGGCAACATCATCGCGGCCTTGTTCGTGGTCGCGGGCGCGGGCTTCACCATGGTCGCCGCCATCGGGATCGTCCGATTTCCGGATTTCTACACGCGCATCCACGCGGCGGCAAAGGCCGGCACCGTGGGATCGGTGCTGATGCTTGTGGCGCTGGCGATCGTATCCAACGAGACGGCAGAGGTGCTGCGGGCCATCGCCGCCATCATCTTCTTCCTGATGACGGCCCCGATCTCGGCCCATCTTCTGGGCAAGGCGGCGCAGTCGGCAGGCTATCGCATGGGAACGGAATCGATCCGCGACGAGCGGAACCAGCTGCAGCCACGCGAGATAGACGAGGCCGACACCCTGTCAGGCTGA
- a CDS encoding putative monovalent cation/H+ antiporter subunit A has translation MEGQTGQLFYLAVALPFVAAIIAPSVHKMFGRFSAYALALFPALAFGLIFAVSEQIQGREIFLFGFDWVPTFDVRFSFRLDGLSYAFALLILGIGALVVLYSGGYLSKSDKLGRFYSYIFLFMGAMLGLVLADDLMTLFIFWELTSITSFLLIGFQHEREAARRGAIQALVVTGTGALALLAGFVLIRATTGLTSISELIEQPQAIYESGAYGPILILLLAGAFTKSAQMPFHVWLPNAMEAPTPVSAYLHSATMVKAGIYLLMRFFPVMGETLMWEVALVSAGSITMVIGAILALRQADVKLMLAYTTVASLGLLVLLIGIGSELALEAAVLYVIAHSLAKACLFMVAGSVDHGAGTRDIRALGGLARTMPYTFAAALLGAAAMGGLPPLFGFLAKEEVYAAAFQAGPLPYAGAMTLVTLVGNCFMFATVLVVAWKPFVGPLPSGLRRAHETSFLVWAPPLLLGVVGLLAGLFSQVTHQFISNPMAPPSLDEAVAITIAVGFHFGAPLVLSVVTIAVGILIYMKSKEARARIASVLTAIGWGPDRGFDQFIRGLIVASAAITNFLQPGRLDYYMRMTFIVIIGLLWVTMISTGGLPSMPEWPMLYFYEWMLLGILVLGVVVVAVAPNRLAAMLSLGIQGLAVALLFLLLGAPDLSFTQFMVEILSVAILALVMTRLRLQPADRRPWREVAPELLLAALGGAGLALFLISVTQTTMDTTLSDFYTRYSYVIAHGRNIVNVILVDFRAVDTFGEIAVVLTTGAAILALVRIRVSKKDRQGIKKKKRPAAEVQP, from the coding sequence ATGGAAGGACAGACGGGGCAGCTTTTTTACTTGGCTGTCGCTCTTCCTTTTGTTGCAGCTATCATTGCACCGTCAGTTCATAAAATGTTTGGGCGTTTTTCTGCTTATGCCCTGGCTCTTTTCCCTGCTCTTGCATTTGGGCTGATATTTGCCGTCTCGGAGCAGATCCAGGGGCGGGAGATTTTCCTGTTCGGTTTCGATTGGGTGCCGACTTTCGATGTGCGATTTTCCTTCCGCCTCGACGGCTTATCCTATGCCTTTGCGCTGCTGATCCTGGGCATAGGCGCGCTTGTCGTGCTCTATTCAGGCGGCTATCTTTCGAAAAGCGACAAGCTCGGTAGATTTTACTCCTATATATTTCTGTTCATGGGCGCGATGCTGGGTCTCGTGCTTGCCGACGACCTGATGACGCTGTTCATCTTCTGGGAGTTGACGTCGATCACGTCCTTCCTGCTGATCGGTTTCCAACATGAGCGCGAGGCCGCGCGGCGCGGCGCGATCCAGGCTCTGGTGGTTACCGGGACCGGCGCGCTCGCGCTTCTGGCCGGATTCGTCCTGATCCGCGCGACCACCGGCCTGACCTCGATCAGCGAGCTGATCGAGCAGCCGCAAGCGATCTACGAAAGCGGCGCCTACGGGCCGATCCTCATTCTTCTCCTGGCCGGCGCATTTACCAAGTCGGCGCAGATGCCGTTCCATGTCTGGCTGCCGAACGCGATGGAAGCGCCGACGCCGGTGTCGGCCTACCTGCATTCCGCGACCATGGTAAAGGCGGGCATCTACCTTCTGATGCGCTTTTTCCCCGTGATGGGCGAGACGCTGATGTGGGAGGTGGCTCTGGTGAGCGCAGGCAGCATCACCATGGTCATCGGGGCGATCCTGGCGCTGCGGCAGGCCGACGTGAAGCTGATGCTGGCCTACACGACCGTTGCGTCGCTGGGCCTGCTGGTGCTGCTGATCGGCATCGGCTCGGAACTGGCCCTCGAGGCCGCCGTCCTTTACGTGATCGCGCATTCGCTGGCCAAGGCCTGCCTGTTCATGGTGGCCGGCTCTGTCGACCATGGCGCCGGAACGCGCGATATCCGCGCGCTCGGCGGCCTGGCGCGCACCATGCCCTATACATTCGCCGCCGCCCTTCTGGGCGCCGCTGCCATGGGCGGCCTGCCGCCGCTCTTCGGCTTCCTGGCCAAGGAAGAGGTATATGCCGCCGCCTTCCAGGCCGGGCCGCTTCCCTATGCCGGCGCAATGACGCTCGTCACGCTGGTCGGCAACTGCTTCATGTTCGCCACCGTCCTCGTCGTCGCGTGGAAGCCTTTCGTCGGCCCGCTGCCGAGCGGCCTGCGCCGCGCCCACGAAACGTCATTCCTCGTCTGGGCGCCGCCGCTTCTGCTCGGCGTCGTCGGCCTGCTGGCGGGCTTGTTCTCGCAGGTGACGCACCAGTTCATATCCAACCCGATGGCCCCGCCCTCGCTGGACGAGGCGGTCGCCATCACCATCGCGGTCGGCTTCCACTTCGGCGCGCCGCTCGTCCTGTCGGTGGTGACCATCGCCGTCGGCATCCTGATCTACATGAAGTCCAAGGAGGCCCGCGCGCGCATCGCCTCGGTGCTGACCGCCATCGGCTGGGGGCCGGACCGTGGCTTCGACCAGTTTATCCGTGGTCTGATCGTGGCGTCTGCCGCCATCACCAATTTCCTGCAGCCGGGCCGGCTCGACTACTATATGCGGATGACCTTCATCGTCATCATCGGGCTGCTCTGGGTCACCATGATCTCCACCGGCGGCCTGCCCAGCATGCCCGAATGGCCGATGCTGTATTTCTACGAGTGGATGCTGCTCGGCATCCTCGTTCTCGGTGTGGTCGTCGTGGCCGTGGCGCCCAACCGCCTTGCGGCCATGCTGTCGCTTGGCATCCAGGGCCTTGCCGTGGCGCTGCTGTTCCTGCTGCTCGGCGCGCCCGACCTGTCGTTCACGCAGTTCATGGTCGAAATCCTGTCGGTTGCCATCCTCGCCCTCGTCATGACACGGCTGCGCCTGCAGCCGGCCGACCGGCGGCCCTGGCGCGAGGTCGCGCCCGAGCTGCTGCTGGCGGCGCTCGGCGGGGCAGGGCTTGCGCTGTTCCTTATTTCCGTCACCCAGACGACCATGGATACGACGCTGTCGGACTTCTACACCCGCTATTCCTACGTCATCGCGCACGGCCGCAATATCGTGAACGTCATCCTGGTGGACTTCCGCGCCGTGGATACGTTCGGCGAGATCGCCGTAGTGCTGACGACGGGCGCCGCCATCCTGGCGCTGGTGCGGATCCGCGTATCGAAAAAGGACAGGCAGGGCATCAAGAAGAAGAAGCGTCCGGCGGCGGAGGTGCAGCCATGA
- a CDS encoding cation:proton antiporter, with protein MTFLEFSEIVLDGALSMALLFIGVAFALTIFRIFKGPTLPDRVLGLDVLTAGSIGFIAIIGIDTGFTLYVDVAIALGLVGFLATISFARFIMVRGDTERSPVQQDKTDEEDEADHKHVRQPIGRTEVLR; from the coding sequence ATGACCTTTCTGGAATTCTCGGAAATCGTCCTCGACGGGGCCTTGTCCATGGCCCTCCTGTTCATCGGCGTGGCCTTCGCGCTGACCATCTTCCGCATCTTCAAGGGGCCGACCCTGCCGGATCGCGTTCTGGGGCTCGATGTCCTGACGGCGGGTTCCATCGGCTTCATTGCCATCATCGGCATCGACACGGGCTTTACCCTGTACGTGGATGTGGCGATCGCTCTCGGCCTCGTCGGCTTCCTTGCGACCATCTCGTTCGCCCGCTTCATCATGGTGCGCGGCGACACGGAGCGCTCGCCGGTGCAGCAGGACAAGACGGACGAGGAAGACGAAGCCGACCACAAGCATGTCCGACAGCCCATCGGGCGGACGGAGGTTCTGCGATGA
- the cysQ gene encoding 3'(2'),5'-bisphosphate nucleotidase CysQ has protein sequence MSGQADAFHMMEIFKAAAEAAGQAILHIREAGCVTETKPDASPVTAADREAERIIVESLAAAFPAIPYIAEEACSEGLSGCATHDGFFLIDPLDGTREFVAGRDEFTVNIAYVVDGRPVVGMVHVPATGESFGGLPGTALRWRAGAHSPKAIAARRPPEGGMTALVSRSHRTPQTDTYLEGRKPAEIVPMGSSLKFCRIAEGAADLYPCLGTTMEWDTAAAEAVLVGAGGHVETLEGRPLRYGKHAEIGRRGFANPPFVAYGASPSA, from the coding sequence ATGAGCGGGCAGGCAGACGCTTTCCACATGATGGAGATCTTCAAGGCGGCGGCCGAGGCGGCCGGGCAGGCCATACTGCATATCCGCGAGGCGGGTTGCGTCACCGAAACCAAGCCGGACGCCTCGCCCGTCACCGCCGCCGACCGCGAGGCCGAGCGCATCATCGTCGAAAGCCTGGCTGCCGCTTTTCCTGCAATTCCCTACATCGCCGAGGAAGCCTGCAGCGAGGGCCTTTCCGGTTGCGCCACGCATGACGGCTTCTTTCTGATCGACCCCCTCGACGGCACACGCGAATTCGTCGCGGGGCGCGACGAGTTCACCGTCAACATAGCCTACGTCGTCGACGGACGGCCGGTCGTGGGCATGGTCCACGTTCCCGCCACGGGCGAAAGCTTCGGCGGCCTGCCCGGCACAGCCCTTCGATGGCGCGCCGGCGCCCATTCGCCTAAGGCAATCGCCGCGCGGCGGCCACCCGAGGGTGGCATGACGGCGCTTGTCAGCCGTTCGCATCGCACGCCGCAGACGGACACCTATCTTGAAGGGCGCAAGCCTGCCGAGATCGTACCCATGGGGTCTTCGCTCAAATTCTGCCGGATCGCGGAGGGCGCCGCGGACCTATATCCCTGCCTCGGCACCACTATGGAATGGGACACGGCCGCCGCCGAAGCCGTGCTGGTGGGCGCGGGCGGGCACGTCGAGACGCTCGAAGGCAGGCCTCTGCGCTATGGCAAGCACGCGGAAATCGGGCGTCGCGGCTTTGCCAATCCACCCTTCGTCGCCTATGGCGCCAGCCCCTCAGCCTGA
- a CDS encoding ion channel has protein sequence MGEQSVGERRDGLEGLRDWLRRLYHGRSRNAQRFQTTMIIVDFVIIAFFIAAPVLRDQELFLWLDYAVAAILLADLTARALASTDIGRWIRQPTVIVDIFILVTLLFPHIFVNLGFLRILRLWTVSRSGALWRPLHRHGLEEWEDAGRAVVNLTTFLFVATSFIYTFFFRDGSGLTGYIDALYFTVTSVTTTGYGDIILPGPAGKLTSIVTMLIGISLFVRLAQALFRPHKVTFPCPQCGLSRHDPDAVHCKACGHLLKIPDEGQD, from the coding sequence GTGGGTGAGCAGTCGGTCGGGGAGCGGAGAGACGGTCTCGAGGGCCTTCGAGACTGGTTGAGGCGCCTGTATCATGGGCGGTCGCGCAACGCGCAGCGGTTCCAGACGACGATGATCATCGTCGATTTCGTCATCATCGCCTTCTTCATAGCCGCGCCCGTCCTGCGGGATCAGGAGCTCTTCCTGTGGCTCGACTATGCTGTCGCGGCGATTCTTCTGGCCGACCTGACGGCGCGGGCCCTTGCCTCGACGGATATCGGCCGGTGGATCCGCCAGCCAACGGTGATCGTCGACATATTCATCCTCGTGACGCTGCTCTTCCCCCATATCTTCGTCAATCTCGGCTTCCTGCGCATCCTGCGGCTGTGGACCGTCTCGCGCAGCGGCGCCCTGTGGCGCCCCCTCCACCGGCATGGACTGGAAGAGTGGGAGGATGCCGGACGCGCGGTAGTGAACCTGACCACCTTTCTCTTCGTCGCCACAAGCTTCATCTATACCTTCTTCTTCCGCGACGGATCGGGCCTGACGGGCTACATCGATGCGCTGTACTTCACGGTTACCAGCGTCACGACCACCGGATACGGCGACATCATCCTGCCCGGTCCCGCCGGCAAGCTGACGTCCATCGTGACGATGCTGATCGGCATCTCGCTGTTCGTACGCCTGGCGCAGGCGTTGTTCCGCCCGCACAAGGTAACGTTTCCCTGCCCGCAATGCGGCCTGTCACGACACGATCCCGATGCCGTCCATTGCAAGGCCTGCGGCCATCTTTTGAAAATTCCCGACGAGGGGCAGGACTAG
- a CDS encoding Na+/H+ antiporter subunit E, with the protein MTLFVVNIVLALVWVIVTATFSLANLLFGFFLSAFTLGLIREQIGTGGYLRRGQRVASLFLYLVSEIFLSAWRVAVSALKPKLDLKPGVFVYRMMVDRDYEIAMLAGLVGLTPGSLVLDVSEDHSTLYVHALDCTDPDAERRRIARGFERKLLEALR; encoded by the coding sequence ATGACGCTCTTCGTCGTCAATATCGTTCTTGCCCTCGTCTGGGTCATCGTAACCGCCACGTTCAGCCTGGCCAACCTGTTGTTCGGCTTTTTCCTGTCGGCCTTCACGCTTGGCCTGATCCGCGAGCAGATCGGTACGGGCGGCTATCTGCGCCGAGGGCAACGGGTGGCTTCGCTGTTCCTGTACCTCGTGTCGGAGATATTCCTGTCGGCTTGGCGGGTTGCCGTGTCGGCACTGAAGCCCAAGCTCGATCTCAAGCCCGGTGTCTTCGTGTACCGAATGATGGTGGACCGCGACTACGAGATTGCGATGCTGGCGGGCCTGGTGGGGCTGACGCCGGGATCGCTGGTGCTGGACGTATCGGAAGATCATTCGACGCTTTACGTCCATGCGCTCGACTGCACCGATCCGGATGCCGAGCGACGCAGGATCGCCCGCGGCTTCGAACGCAAGCTCCTGGAGGCGCTGCGATGA
- a CDS encoding Na(+)/H(+) antiporter subunit B: MRTVIFRVMAPYLTSLMFLFSLFVLLRGHNEPGGGFIGGLIAASAIAVYGMAVGVESVRRALHFHPIAYAGFGLIMATLAGFASIFLGYPFMTGLWWFPQFLGEPPISTALFFDIGVYLVIVGSISSIALSLEERYVD, translated from the coding sequence ATGAGAACCGTCATCTTCCGGGTCATGGCGCCCTACCTGACCAGTCTCATGTTCCTGTTCTCGTTGTTCGTGCTGCTGCGCGGCCATAACGAGCCGGGCGGCGGCTTCATCGGCGGCCTCATCGCGGCCTCCGCCATCGCCGTCTACGGTATGGCGGTGGGGGTGGAATCGGTGCGTCGCGCTTTGCATTTCCACCCGATAGCCTATGCCGGCTTCGGCCTGATCATGGCGACACTGGCGGGCTTCGCCTCGATCTTCCTCGGCTATCCGTTCATGACCGGGCTCTGGTGGTTCCCCCAGTTCCTCGGCGAGCCGCCCATCTCGACGGCGCTGTTCTTCGACATCGGGGTCTATCTCGTCATCGTCGGATCGATCTCGTCGATCGCCCTCTCGCTCGAAGAGAGGTATGTCGACTGA
- a CDS encoding proton-conducting transporter membrane subunit, whose product MEEMIRQAMVLDQSSLAGWLLIMPILICFLFGAGLLMLRRQMHWHPPVAVTGLVLLLVADVALFVEVYREGTLAMAMGGWRPPYGISFVADMTSVLFLTVAGFVGLACGIYAIASIDEEERRYGFYPFLFMVMAGVSGAFLTGDIFNLYVWFEVMLIGSFGLLILGSEREQLDGATKYCFLNLIGATVFLLTTGYLYGVFGTLNMAEIAVKAAAFEGNGTLLTIGALYLVAFSMKAAAFPLNFWLPASYHTPRFVVSALFAGLLTKVGIYALMRVQLMLFPPERVGLGILIAWVAGLTMMAGALGALAQSDLRRMLNYVVIAGIGTIMAGMAIPPFLESTTTTVTTGAASVLRDGSLNDSGEVLSTLVTGVSGAIYYAIHSIVVMTALYLAAGVAAFRNGSSSLHEMGGLWRRNPIFSVMFLVLFLAVAGLPPFSGFWPKMLLVRATIAADMPWLTAAILVSGLLITIACMRAFALAFWRPLPAMAAAQDVGEAKQIAEETFRAPPPGTPLALVPLVALCIFVVVAGVWPEWLAEFSFQAAADLLEPQGYLSSVLGEVTP is encoded by the coding sequence ATGGAAGAGATGATCCGCCAGGCCATGGTCCTGGACCAGTCCAGCCTGGCCGGCTGGCTGCTCATCATGCCGATCCTGATCTGCTTCCTGTTCGGGGCGGGCCTATTGATGCTGCGCCGGCAGATGCACTGGCATCCGCCCGTCGCCGTAACCGGCCTCGTGCTGCTGCTGGTCGCCGATGTCGCGCTGTTCGTCGAGGTCTATCGCGAGGGAACCCTCGCCATGGCCATGGGCGGATGGCGGCCCCCCTACGGCATCTCCTTCGTCGCCGACATGACCAGTGTCCTGTTTCTGACGGTGGCCGGTTTCGTGGGACTTGCCTGCGGCATCTACGCCATCGCCTCCATCGACGAGGAAGAGCGCCGATACGGCTTCTATCCGTTCCTGTTCATGGTGATGGCCGGTGTCTCGGGCGCGTTCCTGACGGGCGACATATTCAACCTCTATGTCTGGTTCGAGGTGATGCTGATCGGGTCCTTCGGCCTGCTCATCCTCGGCTCGGAGCGCGAGCAACTCGACGGCGCGACCAAATATTGCTTCCTGAACCTCATCGGGGCCACCGTCTTCCTCTTGACGACCGGCTATCTCTACGGTGTGTTCGGCACACTCAACATGGCCGAGATCGCCGTGAAGGCCGCCGCCTTCGAGGGCAATGGCACGCTGCTGACCATAGGCGCGCTCTACCTCGTCGCCTTTTCCATGAAGGCGGCCGCCTTCCCGTTGAACTTCTGGCTGCCGGCGTCCTACCATACACCCCGCTTCGTCGTGTCGGCGCTGTTCGCGGGCCTTCTGACCAAGGTCGGCATCTATGCGCTGATGCGGGTGCAATTGATGCTCTTCCCGCCGGAGCGTGTCGGCCTCGGCATCCTGATCGCCTGGGTGGCGGGACTGACGATGATGGCGGGCGCGCTCGGCGCATTGGCGCAGAGCGACCTCCGGCGCATGTTGAACTACGTAGTGATCGCCGGCATCGGCACCATCATGGCCGGCATGGCGATCCCGCCTTTTCTGGAAAGCACCACGACGACGGTTACCACCGGCGCGGCCAGCGTGCTGCGCGACGGCAGCCTGAACGATAGCGGCGAGGTTCTGTCGACGCTTGTCACGGGCGTTTCGGGCGCGATCTACTATGCCATCCACTCCATCGTGGTGATGACGGCCCTGTACCTTGCCGCCGGCGTCGCGGCCTTCCGCAACGGGTCGTCGTCGCTGCACGAGATGGGCGGGCTGTGGCGCCGCAACCCGATCTTCTCGGTCATGTTCCTGGTTCTCTTCCTGGCCGTCGCCGGGCTTCCGCCCTTCTCGGGCTTCTGGCCGAAGATGCTGCTGGTCCGCGCCACCATTGCCGCCGACATGCCATGGCTGACCGCTGCCATCCTGGTGTCGGGGCTCCTGATTACCATTGCCTGCATGCGCGCCTTTGCCCTGGCCTTCTGGCGTCCGCTGCCGGCCATGGCCGCTGCCCAGGACGTGGGCGAGGCGAAGCAGATCGCCGAGGAAACCTTCCGCGCCCCGCCGCCGGGCACGCCGCTGGCGCTGGTGCCGCTTGTGGCGCTGTGCATCTTCGTCGTCGTCGCCGGCGTCTGGCCCGAGTGGCTGGCGGAGTTCAGCTTCCAGGCGGCTGCCGATCTTCTGGAGCCGCAGGGCTATCTGTCGTCCGTTCTGGGTGAGGTGACGCCATGA
- a CDS encoding NAD(P)-dependent oxidoreductase, producing MNELPPYRPDIAAGRLAPDALASNFSDIHPPLERHEAAVESDRCYFCYDAPCMQACPTGIDIPLFIRQIQSGNPLGAARTILSENILGGMCARVCPTETLCEEACVREAAEGKPVKIGLLQRYATDAMMDTGRQPFQRAEPTGRRVAVVGAGPAGLSCAHRLAMLGHDVTLFDARPKPGGLNEYGIAAYKATEDFAAIEADFVLSIGGITLKTGMALGRDIHLDELRRSHDAVFLGLGLSGVRALEAEGAGASGDADAVSWIAELRQTANLGDIPVGRRVVVIGGGMTAIDVAVQAKALGAEEVTLAYRRGRDAMNASRYEQEIAANRGVRILCDVMPKRLLVQGDVVCGIELERTHTVEGVFGGTGETLALQADQIFKAIGQTFVLEGVAVESLPPMRGGRIAVDEERRTGLDGVWAGGDCIFGGQDLTVAAVEDGKLAALSIHRALLAQA from the coding sequence ATGAACGAGCTTCCCCCCTATCGCCCCGATATCGCGGCCGGCCGCCTCGCGCCGGACGCGCTGGCGTCGAACTTTTCGGACATCCATCCGCCGCTGGAGCGTCATGAGGCGGCGGTGGAATCCGACCGATGCTACTTCTGCTACGATGCGCCCTGCATGCAGGCCTGCCCCACCGGCATCGACATTCCGCTCTTCATCCGGCAGATCCAGTCCGGCAACCCGCTGGGCGCGGCCCGCACCATCCTGTCCGAGAACATTCTGGGCGGCATGTGTGCCCGCGTCTGTCCCACCGAAACCCTCTGCGAGGAAGCCTGTGTGCGCGAAGCCGCCGAGGGCAAGCCGGTGAAGATCGGCCTGCTGCAGCGCTACGCCACCGATGCGATGATGGATACCGGCCGGCAGCCGTTTCAGCGCGCGGAGCCGACCGGGCGGCGCGTGGCCGTCGTGGGAGCGGGTCCGGCCGGCCTGTCCTGTGCGCACCGCCTCGCCATGCTTGGCCATGACGTAACCCTTTTCGATGCGCGCCCGAAGCCGGGAGGGCTCAACGAATATGGCATCGCCGCCTATAAGGCGACCGAGGATTTCGCCGCCATCGAGGCCGACTTCGTCCTGTCGATCGGCGGCATTACCTTGAAAACAGGCATGGCGCTGGGCAGGGATATCCACCTGGACGAGTTGCGGCGCAGCCATGATGCGGTGTTCCTGGGGCTCGGTCTTTCGGGCGTGCGGGCGCTGGAGGCCGAGGGAGCCGGCGCCAGTGGCGACGCCGATGCCGTCTCCTGGATCGCCGAGCTGCGCCAGACGGCGAATTTGGGCGATATCCCGGTCGGGCGGCGCGTCGTGGTCATCGGCGGCGGCATGACCGCCATCGATGTCGCCGTACAGGCGAAAGCGCTGGGTGCTGAGGAGGTGACCCTGGCCTATCGCAGGGGCCGCGATGCCATGAATGCCAGCCGATACGAACAGGAGATCGCGGCCAACCGCGGCGTCCGCATCCTGTGCGACGTGATGCCGAAGCGCCTTCTGGTGCAGGGTGACGTGGTGTGTGGCATCGAGCTGGAACGCACCCATACCGTGGAGGGCGTATTCGGCGGCACCGGCGAGACGCTGGCGCTGCAGGCGGACCAAATCTTCAAGGCCATCGGCCAGACCTTCGTGCTGGAAGGCGTGGCCGTGGAGTCCCTGCCGCCCATGCGGGGCGGACGCATCGCCGTGGACGAGGAAAGACGCACGGGCCTCGACGGCGTCTGGGCCGGCGGCGACTGCATCTTCGGGGGACAGGACCTTACCGTGGCCGCCGTGGAAGACGGCAAGCTGGCCGCCCTGTCCATTCATCGCGCCCTTCTGGCGCAGGCTTGA